TCTTTACAATGATCTTATCCCCGTCGATTGAACAGTTCACCAGCGGGAACTTCTTGATACACCTCACCAGCGCCTCGATGAACAGGGGCATAAATGTGATCTTCTCTCCTTCTCGTTTCTGGAAACCGTCTTTCACACTATCGCGCCATCTTACCATATTGGTTACGTCTACCTCGGCAAAGCTGGTCACGTGCGGACTTGTTTGTTTGCTGCGCACCATGTGATCGGCAATCAGTTTACGCATGCGGTCCATCTCGATGATCTCTACGTTGCCGCTGTAGCTGGCCGGTTTAGCAGCCGGTGTTTCCGCTGCTTTTGCCGCAGGTGGCGCTTTAGGTGCTTCTTCTGCAGCAGGGGCAGGAGCCGCTTTTTTAGCAGCAATATATTCGAGGATGTCTTTCTTCGTTACGCGGCCGTCGTTACCGGTGCCAGGCACCTTTTCCAATTCCGCAAAGCCGAGACCTTCCTGCTGTGCGATGGTCAGCACCAGCGGGGAGTAGAAACGCGCTTCGCCGGAAGTGGCGGCGGGAGCAGGCGTTTCCGTACGTTCGGGGGCGCTGAATTTCTTCTCCGTCACCGCGGGTGCAGCGGGCGCCGTAGCGGGGGATGCAGCGGGTGCATCTTCGCCAGCTGTTTTGATGCGGGCTATCACTGTACCAACCGGTACCACATCATTTTCATTAAACAGCACCTCGGCAATTTCACCGTCCGCAATAGAAGGTACTTCACTGTCAACTTTATCGGTCGCAATTTCCAGCACGGTTTCATCAGCGCTCACCTTGTCACCGGCTTTCTTGTGCCAGCGCAGGATGGTCGCTTCCATGATACTCTCTCCCATTTTGGGCATCACCAATTCTACTATAGCCATATTTTTGAATTTAGTGTTTAAGTGGTCGCAAAAATAGGGAAATTAGTATATCCCAACTTCAATCTGCTAACGCGTGATAAACTTTCTGAGCAGATTGATCGCTGCAACCGATGCCATATCCGTATTTCGTGCCCTGTCGTACCGGAAGTGGTGTTTAATCGTTACTACGTCTTTACTGTCGCCGGCCGCCATCCACACGGTACCCACCGGTTTTTCTTCCGTACCGCCGTCTGGTCCCAGGATACCACTTACGGCCACCATATAGTCGGAACCAAGTGTTTTAATACCACCGGCGACCATGGCCTTTACGGTTTCTTCGCTCACCGCACCATATTGCTGCAAAATGCTTTCCGGCACACTCAGCACGCTGGTTTTGATCTCGTTTGCGTAGCTCACCACACTGCCCTTAAAGTATGCAGAACTGCCCGCCACCGAAGTAATCATGTGCGCAATGTTTCCGCCGGTACAGCTTTCTGCAGTGCCCATGGTTTTACCAGCAGCCTTCAGCAAACGGCCGATCACCTGTTCGATCGGGATATCTTCATCCACGACGATAATATCTTCCAATATTGATTTCAGCTCATGAAAATGCTCGGACAATAATGCCGCCGTGCTGATCTTGTCTTTGCCCATCGCGGTGAGGCGCAGTTTTAGCAGTCCGAAATTAGGCAGGTAAGCCAGTTTAATAGATGCAGGTAATGCCTCTTCAAACTTCTTAATGCGTTCTGCCACGAAGGATTCGCCCATGCCTGAGGTAAGCAGGGTTTGATGCAGCAGCGCGGGTGTATGAAATTCTTCCTTGATGATATTGAGTACATAATCCTCCATAATACCTTTCATTTCATGAGGCACGCCGGGCATAGATACATACAGTTTATCATGCTTGCGGAACAACATGCCGGGGGCAGTACCGCGACGATTGAACAACACCTGGCAGGTATCCGGCACGCGGGCCTGATCAACGTTGCGTTGCAGTACAGGCAATCCGCGGCTTTCGAAAAAGGCCATTACGGAGTGTAAGGTTTCTTCATGCACAATGAGGCGGCCGCCGAAGTAATCGTTAAGTACCGGTTTGGTAATATCGTCGGCCGTGGGGCCCAGTCCGCCGGTGATAAGAATGATATGTGCATCGCGGCTTTCTTCTTCGAGCGCCTGGATGATATCTTTTTTATTATCCCCTACGGCTACACGGCGCTTTACCCATACACCGATGTTATTCAGTTGCTGGGCGATCCAGGCCGAGTTGGTGTCGATGGTCTGACCGATCAGGAGTTCATCGCCTATGGTAATGAGGCTGGCAAATATTTTTTCCACGCAATGGTATCTTTAAAGGTTGAGGCAAATTTACAGGCAAAAAGTTTGCCGTTGCGCACGATTCGGGGTAAATTAAGCCCTATGAGAACTTACCTGATGCTGTTGGCGGGCTGCATGGCGCTACAGGCGGCCGTTGCGCAATCGCCCGAAGTGAAAGTGAAAGCGGCCCTGTCCGAACTTGTC
This genomic interval from Chitinophaga horti contains the following:
- a CDS encoding dihydrolipoamide acetyltransferase family protein, translated to MAIVELVMPKMGESIMEATILRWHKKAGDKVSADETVLEIATDKVDSEVPSIADGEIAEVLFNENDVVPVGTVIARIKTAGEDAPAASPATAPAAPAVTEKKFSAPERTETPAPAATSGEARFYSPLVLTIAQQEGLGFAELEKVPGTGNDGRVTKKDILEYIAAKKAAPAPAAEEAPKAPPAAKAAETPAAKPASYSGNVEIIEMDRMRKLIADHMVRSKQTSPHVTSFAEVDVTNMVRWRDSVKDGFQKREGEKITFMPLFIEALVRCIKKFPLVNCSIDGDKIIVKKDINIGMATALPTGNLIVPVIRNADMLNLVGLTKSVNQLANAARNNKLKPEDTQNGTFTITNVGTFGSLTGTPIINQPQVAILAVGAIKKRPVVVETEQGDSIAIRHMMYLSMSYDHRIVDGALGATFLTAVAQEMEHFDPTREY
- a CDS encoding CinA family nicotinamide mononucleotide deamidase-related protein, producing the protein MEKIFASLITIGDELLIGQTIDTNSAWIAQQLNNIGVWVKRRVAVGDNKKDIIQALEEESRDAHIILITGGLGPTADDITKPVLNDYFGGRLIVHEETLHSVMAFFESRGLPVLQRNVDQARVPDTCQVLFNRRGTAPGMLFRKHDKLYVSMPGVPHEMKGIMEDYVLNIIKEEFHTPALLHQTLLTSGMGESFVAERIKKFEEALPASIKLAYLPNFGLLKLRLTAMGKDKISTAALLSEHFHELKSILEDIIVVDEDIPIEQVIGRLLKAAGKTMGTAESCTGGNIAHMITSVAGSSAYFKGSVVSYANEIKTSVLSVPESILQQYGAVSEETVKAMVAGGIKTLGSDYMVAVSGILGPDGGTEEKPVGTVWMAAGDSKDVVTIKHHFRYDRARNTDMASVAAINLLRKFITR